The following proteins come from a genomic window of Pocillopora verrucosa isolate sample1 chromosome 6, ASM3666991v2, whole genome shotgun sequence:
- the LOC131781807 gene encoding uncharacterized protein produces the protein MSLSENGASNGIPKFDCHSEPATLGPRWTRWFTSFELFADGKGLIITEGTNATTRQRRRAMLLHLAGQDVQEIFSTLANTGEATDYAAAVTALNGYFLPKVNSAFARQKFHRLQQQPGETVLQFVTRLRKEGKDCNFGADFDNQIRDAILCKCRSDYVKRKLLEERDELTLARTLELAEQCESVEHQMSQLSLSEQTTEAHRVYEKPRRPKDQQRNKESKNRDSQCPRCGWSGHLGGDPKCPARGQTCKKCKKKGHFASVCKTKPKKPGVNQGHQ, from the exons ATGTCTTTGAGCGAAAATGGCGCTTCCAATGGGATTCCTAAGTTCGATTGTCACTCGGAACCTGCCACGTTAGGACCACGCTGGACGCGATGGTTCACATCTTTTGAATTGTTTGCCGATGGCAAAGGTCTGATTATCACTGAAGGTACAAATGCAACAACCAGACAACGAAGAAGAGCTATGCTACTCCATTTAGCGGGACAAGATGTGCAAGAAATTTTCTCTACTCTCGCGAACACCGGCGAAGCAACGGACTACGCCGCCGCTGTAACAGCACTGAATGGCTATTTTCTCCCCAAAGTTAACTCCGCTTTTGCGCGTCAAAAATTTCACCGACTCCAACAACAGCCAGGTGAGACCGTTTTGCAGTTTGTAACCCGACTGAGAAAAGAAGGGAAAGACTGTAATTTTGGGGCAGACTTTGACAATCAGATAAGAGATGCGATTTTATGCAAATGCAGGTCAGATTATGTCAAACGTAAATTGCTTGAAGAAAGAGATGAACTTACTCTCGCACGCACATTAGAGCTTGCAGAACAGTGTGAAAGTGTAGAACACCAAATGTCTCAGCTTAGCTTGAGTGAACAGACTACAGAAGCACACAGGGTCTATGAAAAACCTAGGAGACcaaaagatcaacaaagaaacaaagagagcAAGAACAGAGACAGTCAGTGTCCTCGTTGTGGGTGGAGTGGTCACCTTGGTGGAGATCCGAAATGCCCTGCCAGAGGTCaaacatgtaaaaaatgtaaaaagaaaggTCACTTTGCTAGTGTctgcaaaaccaaaccaaagaaGCCAGGAGTCAATCAG GGTCACCAATAA